DNA sequence from the Armigeres subalbatus isolate Guangzhou_Male chromosome 1, GZ_Asu_2, whole genome shotgun sequence genome:
aagcctccttccaagaggctcggaagcctccttccaagaggctcggaagcctccttccaagaggctcaaagcctccttccaagaggctcagaagcctccttccaagaggctcagagcctccttccaagaggctcagaagcctccttccaagagggcctcagaagcctccttccaagaggctcaggcctccttccaagaggctcagaagcctccttccaagaggctcagaagcctccttccaagaggctcaggaagcctccttccaagaggctcagaagcctccttccaagaggctcagagcctccttccaagaggcctcggaagcctccttccaagaggctcagaagcctccttccaagaggctcagaagcctccttccaagaggctcaagcctccttccaagaggctcagaagcctccttccaagaggctcaggcctccttcaagaggctcaagcctccttccaagaggctcggaagcctccttccaagaggctcaggcctccttccaagaggctcaagcctccttccaagaggctcagaagcctccttccaagaggctcagaagcctccttccaagaggctcagagcctccttccaagaggctcagaagcctccttccaagaggctcaggcctccttcaagaggctcaggcctccttccaagaggctcagtgcctccttccaagaggctcagaagcctccttccaagaggctcaggcctccttccaagaggctcagaagcctccttccaagaggctcagaagcctccttcaagaggctcagaagcctccttccaagaggctcaggcctccttccaagaggcctcaggcctccttcaagaggctcagaagcctccttccaagaggctcagaagcctccttccaagaggcctcagaagcctccttccaagaggctcaggaagcctccttccaagagggcctcagaagcctccttccaagaggctcaggaagcctccttccaagaggctcagaagcctccttccaagaggctcagcctccttccaagaggctcaggaagcctccttccaagaggctcagaagcctccttcaagaggctcagaagcctccttccaagaggctcagaagcctccttccaaggctcaggcctccttccaagagctcaggcctccttccaagaggctcagaagcctccttccaagaggctcagaagcctccttccaagaggctcagaagcctccttccaagaggctcagaagcctccttccaagaggctcaggcctccttccaagaggctcagcctccttccaagaggctcaggaagcctccttcaagaggctcaagcctccttcaagaggctcaagcctccttccaagaggctcggaagcctccttccaagaggctcaagcctccttccaagaggctcggaagcctccttccaagaggctcggaagcctccttccaagaggctcggaagcctccttccaagaggctcggaagcctccttccaagaggctcggaagcctccttccaagaggctcggaagcctcctttcaagaggctcggaagcctttttccaagaggctcggaagcctccctccaagaggctcggaagcctccctccaagaggctcggaagcctccttccaagaggctcggaagcctccttccaagaatgaattcctgggagaattcagaatgcatttcggggagaattcagaatgaatgccggggggaattcaaaatgaatgcctgggggaattcaaaatgaattcctgggagaattcagaatgaactcctaggggaattcagagtgaattattgggggaaatcagaatgaattcctgagggaactaaGAATTAATTCCGGGGGGATTCAGACTTAATACCGGggaaaattcagaattaattcctatgagaattcagaacgaattcctggttgaatttgaaatgaattcctggggggaattcaaaatgaattcctgggggaattcaaaatgaattcctgggggaattcaaagtgaattcctgggggaattcaaaatgaattcctgggggaattcaaaatgaattcctgggggaattcaaaatgaattcctgggggaattcaaaatgaattcctgggggaattcaaaatgaattcctgggggaattcaaaatgaattcctgggggaattcaaagtgaattcctgggggaattcaaagtgaattcctgggggaattcaaagtgaattcctgggaaattcaaaatgaattctgaaattcaaaatgaattcctgggaaattcaaaatgaattcctggggaattcaaatgaattctgggaattcaaaatgaattcctggggaattcaaaatgaattctgaaattcaaaatgaattcctgaaattcaaaatgaattcctggaattcaaaatgaattcctgaaattcaaaatgaattcctgaaattcaaatgaattcctggggaattcaaaatgaattcctggaattcaaaataaattccgggggaaattcaaaaagaatttctgggagaattcaaaatgaattcctaggtgaattcaaaatgaattcctgggcagaaatttctggtggaattcaaagtgaattcctaggggaattcagaatgaattcctgggggaattgaaaatgaattcttggggaaattcaaaatgaattcctgggggaattcataatgaattcctgggagaattcagaatgaattcctgcgggaattcagaatgaattcctgggggaattcgaaatgaattcctgggaaatttctggtggaattcaaaatgaattcctaggggaattcaaaatgaattcctgggggaattcaaatgatctcctgaaattcaaaatgaattcctaggggaattcaaaatgaattcctaggggaattcaaaatgaattcctagggaaaTTAAAAGttaattcctgggagaattcaaaatgaattctggggaattcaaaatgaattcctgaaattcaaatgaattctgggaaattcaaaatgaattcctgggaaattcaaaatgaattcctgaaattcaaaatgaattcctggaattcaaaatgaattctgaaattcaaatgaattcctggggaattcaaaatgaattcctgaaattcaaaatgaattctggaattcaaaatgaattcctgggggaattcaaaatgaattcctgggggaattcaaaatgaattcctggaggaattcaaaatgaattccttggggaattcaaaatcaattcctgggggaattcaaaaagaattcctgggggaattcaaaatgaattcctgggggaattcaaaatgaattcctgggggaattcaatatgaattcctggggaaattcaaaatgaattcctgggggaattcaaaatcaattcctggggaaactcaGAATTTGTTTCGAGGGGAactcaaaatgaatttctgggatagttcaaaatcaattcctgggggaattcaaaatcaattcctggggaaattcataaTTTGTTTCGGAGGGACCTCAGaatgaatttcggaggaactcagAACGAATTCAGGGAAAAAATGggaagaattaaggaatttctggtCGATCTTAAGGGGATATGCTCGGAGGAACtgcagaaggaatttctgtaaaaacTCTCCAAGATCTCCTTGTATAGCTCTTTgagaaaatccaggaggaactcctggttgAGCTCCAGAAAGAATAACTAACTCAATATACTCACAAATTCCTCAATTCCCAAATCCCTAAAATCAGAAATTTTTAAATGGCTGAATCCCTAATTCCATAAATTGCCAAATtcccaaatttctaaatttcttaaATCATAAATTCCCAAGTTTCTAGATTCCTGAATTTATAATTTCTTGAATCTATAAGCTCCTTAGTTTCAAAATTCGTCGCCGCTCACAACCAGGATGTTAGACAAGAGATTCACACTCCGATTGTGTGCTATTCAATAGATGGTATCCTATCTCCATGTCTCCGAACAAGGTGGTATAGTTTCCAAGCCAGTACCCAACCATGCAGCCTCGCGTGTTCCCAAGCTCAAACCATCTAACTATGTGCCAGCTTTAAGGGAATGGCGGCAAACGACCGACGGAAACTAGCCCATCGAAACAAACTTCGCTTCAATTGCCTCAAAATTTTACACTTTTACATCAGCGATGCTCTGTAAAAACTGCAAAAAGACGCATCACACTCTTCAACGTCTACCGATTATCATCGAGCCACAGCTTCCTACCGAGTGCCCAAGGAGTGGACACGTTGGGTCACTATCGATTTGATActaggcgtagttgacctggtagacaaATTGAATTTATCTCCCGGAAAAATTGAAGAACCTAGACCATCTGGGTTGAACTTATTTGAATGGTGCAACGTTCGAAAGGTCTTCAGGGATTTAAATGGGCACGCTAGTTTGCTGTGATTTGGTATTTGGTATACAATACAACTAAGTTTCCGCACAATTTggcgaacctagaacatctgcattgcATTTGTTTGAATAGTTAAACATTCGCAAGTACTCTGGGGACTTTTATGGATTTGTTAGGTTACTGTAGGATCATGCTTCATCCACATAAAATCTCGATTTATTTAGAGTAGCTTCACCACAATCTTCTAGATGTATTGGAGGTCTTAAGTTATTTCTTGTTacactacccgagcaaagcttgagagcaaaacgatagctcgttttgatgttgtgaaatcgccgaatatgtttacttaatttgatatctttttggtcgttttaacggttaaaataacaaaatgtatagaagaaaaatctcactgtgacatcaaatcgaaaactattcctgctatcgatgagagcaaatcgaaaactaaatttgatattggttccaataacaaaataagtacacagtttgatgtcagatcatacaattaagaaatctacagcaaaatgagatcaaaatatgtaatcaatcatgatgattcatatttgaaaacaaattatgatttcaatttgatgtcgaaatcaaaatgtgttttctatatgctctcattatgttttcagactttgctcgggtatttACACAAATCAATTGGATTATATTGAGTAGTACTGACCATACGGACTGATAAACGAACTTGATCAAATATGAAATGGATTTCATATCTCAGCCTGGAATAACGGTTTTGGAGCACCTAGCTTTTAAAATCATAAAAAGGAGGATGGTGCTGAGGGAATTGTTTACATGAACATAAaacaaaagagaaaaaatacaaaaaataaaactgataaAAATCGTCATTAGTGGTAAAACCGGTCAGACGCTTTtcgatttaatttttatttttggagatgatgatgatactcACAGCCAAAGTTGTTACCAAAGCTTAAGTTGTTTCCATAATTTGCATGGAAACTCAGAAAGAGGTCTAGACTGCATCTATTTCtgtatctatatctatatctagcACTGGTATCTATAGCTTCCCATAAAAGGATTGTTTACACTCTGAAAAAGGATTTTTCTTATCTGAATTCTTCTACTTCTCCAAATGATAAAGTTGGAAGAAAAATCGGAGGCAATGGGTTAGAAGAGCATTACGATTACGCAAGATGCTGATTCAAGCGATGGCATGAATATAAAGAGTACTAAGTTGATTGACAGGCAAAGTCCCAGTAGGACCGTAAAAAATAAGCCATGTCCATAAATCTTCCAGTCTGTTATCGAAAACATTTCGATTATTCGCACGCTTCTCGCCACTTACTGCTTTTACTGTCTTATTGGTTGACATGACTCAGCAGTCAGCATGTAAACAATGATTCCGCGCTAAATAGTGCTCCTTTACACAAGCAATCTTATCGATCGTCATCTGTTGCATGTAACTAACCATCTACAACACCTGATAAATATGGGCCTCCGGTGCATTTCAAATCAGTAATCTTTGCCGTCTCACTTGGAGAGGACCTTTTCTATCATGGAGCTGATAACACTGGTCTTAGCCGGTTTCGTCTGTCTTTCCGGAATCGTTTACTACTTCCTGAGACGTGAACAGCAACAATGGTCACGGTTGGGTGTTCCGATCGCGAAAAATCCGCACCTGCTGTACGGAAACATACGAGGAATATTTCAGAAAGAGCACAGCTGCGAAGTTCTTCAACGATTGTATCGGGAGTTCAAGGGGCGGGGCCTTAAGCTGGGTGGAATAATGAACTTCTTCCAGCCGGCGGTTCTGGTGGTTGATCCGGAGATCAGCAAAAGTATTCTGGTTAAGGACTTTCATAAATTCCATGATCGTGGAATTTTTGTGGATTCGGCAGGAGATCCTCTGAGTGCCAATTTGTTTAGTCTTGAGGGAGCTGAATGGAAGGCGATGCGATCGAAAATGTCACCGACGTTTACGTCGGGTAAAATGAAGTACATGTTTGGGTCAGTGCTGAAGGTGGCAGATCAATTGAAGGAGTACATAGCGGAGAATTGTACGAAGAAGAACATCGAGCTGAAGAATATCCTGCAACGGTATACAATGGACGTGATTGGTAATGTGGCGTTTGGAGTGGAGTGTAACTCGATCAAGAATCCTAGCTCTGAGTTTCGGTTGATGGGTCTTAAAGCAAATGAGTTCGATGGGATAAGgttctttaaatttttcatcGGAGGCACCTACAAAAAATTTGCCAAGAAGATCAAACTGAAGGTTGTTGAGGAAGATGTACATAActtcttcatgaatttggtccATAGTACTATCCAATACAGAGAAGCAAACAGTGTGCAGAGAAAcgatttcatggatttattgaTAAAGATTAAGAACAATGGCAAGCTCAGCGATGAACCGAATTCCGGTGGAGAGGGAATTACCGTTAGTGAAATTGCGGCACAATGCTTCATATTTTTCACCGCTGGATTTGAGACTTCTTCGACCACTATGAACTTTTGTCTCTACGAATTGGCCAAAAACCCAACAATTCAGGATCGACTTCGGCGAGAAATTGAAGAGTCGATTGCGAAGGACGGTGGAGAGTTGAAGTACGATACCTTATTTGGAATGTCTTACTTGGATCGTGTCGTTAGCGGTATGTGCACAAAATGTCTACATTCCGATACCAATGAttataatattttcattttacagAAACCCTTCGGAAGTACTCCCCAGTGGATAACCTCTTCCGGATGTCCAACTCACCGTACACACCAGAAGGTTGCGATTTCACCATTCCTGCTGGCACTATGTTCCAGATCCCCATCCATTCGACGCACCACGACCCGGAGTATTTCCCGAACCCGCAACGCTTTGATCCGGATCGGTTCCTTCCGGAAGCGGTAAAATCTCGACATCCCTTTGCCTATCTTCCGTTCGGAGAAGGACCTCGTATTTGCATTGGAATGCGATTCGGACAGATGCAGACAAAGATTGGCCTGGTTACGTTGCTGCGGAACTTCCGCTTTGCACCCATAAGCGAAACTCCCGATCGCTTGGAGTTCGATGCGAAGACATTCGTACTGACGCCCAATACGGGAGTGTATTTGAAGATTGAACCGTTTGATCGCGTGCCGAAAGTTTGACGATTCAAATCATCAGTCGATTGGAACTTGTTGGACCGCGACAGGTGTGTGGACGGAAAATGAAGCTGCAcgagtaaaaattaaaaattttgcaaGTCAGGCTGTTTGCATTTCACATCATTATTGACATGCAACGTCGCTTAGCGGCATAATGTTTATCGTTGGTTGCAGTTTAGCGTTACGATAGATTACGTTGCTGTCAATCATTACCGGCATGCGTGAAATTTATGAACTGTTGTGAcaataaataacaaaacggaAATGTTATTCGCTGCCCACAAAATCATGACTGGCCCATATATGTAGGGAGGGGATGAAGCCAATATTGGACAGTTGTACTTGTAAGGGCATTTGTGGTTCAATCACACTTCTATACGTTGTTCAACGGCTACAATGTTGAGCAAATGTTTGTTCAATGAAGGGGAACAGATAAACACTTGCCCTGTATTTGTTTCTCAATTCTAAGAGGGTATCGCGAATGAAAGTGCGCTGTTGCATCCAGTCGTGCCGATGCAGTCGGTGctttcattttttataaatcgtaGCAAAATtgcggccctccttagccgtgcggtaagacgggcggctacaaagcaataccatactgagggcggctgggttcgattcccggcgccggCATAGACAATTTTGGTTTTGGAAAtagtctcgatttccctgggcataaaagtatcatcgtattagcctcatgatatacgaatgcaaaaatgataacttggcttagaaatctcgcaactgtggaagtgcttaatgaacactaagcagcgaggcgactctgtcccagtgtggggatgtaatgccaataagaagaaaaagaagaagaagcataatTGCGGCATAacatgattggattcaataacgCGCTTTGATTTATGGTACTTACTATACTTTTTCTGATCGATGATACATTCGGAGATGAAGAATTATcttttcaatttcttcataattcgGGTTCAcgtttaaataattttcagactgaaaaagccagaGAATAAGAACAAATATCTCAATGGTAATCATGTGTGCTACATAGTACGCCAAACTGGTGAAGCATATTCTAAGATGCTTCGCATCAACGAACAATACAACGTCTTCAGGGCAAAAAAACCTGTGAATTCGGAAGCGTGCCGTCGAATGAATCCAAGCACAGAGAATGCTCGTGATCACCACATGCTCGGTGAACCGTAGTTTGGCATCAATGGTCACTCCAAGATCACTTCATGTTAGATCCCAAGGTGTCTCACAATCTGATTTTGGTCTTTTTCATGTTTTGAAGAATGATATTCCACTGCAATAGGACATATtacgacaaaaaaaaagaatctatGGTGCCgttccaaaaaaatcttcaatgtgtTTCGTCAACATCCGAATGACATGATAAACATTTTTTGTCAAAACCTTTTTTATTCTCCGCTGACCCCCACACCAAGGAAGTCCTAGCACTTACACTTACTACACTACACTACACTACACTTACTACAAATTAAACTCTGACTTATTTTCCAAAATGAATGGAAAatcatatattttgttttctttatgtTTAAAGAGAGGCAATTACCATTTAAAAAGTTGACAAGACTGACCAAGTCCGCCTCATTGTCTCTAATAACTGAATGGACACATGTATTTGGGTAAAACAACGCTGTGTCATTAGCAAACAGTTTTGGCGTCTCACGTAACTTTAAATTCCCCAGATCatttataaaaattaaaaataacaatGGTCCAATGTTCCTTCCTTGTGGGAATCCTATATTAAATAAACCGAAGACTGCTCCGAACACCATTTACTACTACGAATTGTTGTCGGTCGGTCAAATAGTTTCTTATCAAGTCATTCGTCTCTCCTCTAACTCCATATTTGTCaagtttctttaaaagtttttcATGGTTGATAGTGTCAAAAGATTTTTTCAGGTCAATTATTCATTGAATCccccaactattttttttccgGTCAATTTCAGTTATTAGTTCATTCATGAGCTCTGTAATAGCATTAAATGTCCCACATCCTTCCCGGAAACCATACCAAACGACCACTTACGAGTTTTTCCAATTCTTTTTTGATAACTGATAAAGTGGCGAATGGGTCGATAATtagaagggtcaaaaacatcaCCACATTTTAAAACTGGGGATACCttagctattttcagaatattaGGATATGAACCAGTAACTATTATTTGGTTGAAGACTTATtggaaaataatggaaaaaggGAGCGTGTAAGCTTTCAATAAGTATGCTGGGAGACTGTCTTGTCCACTACTTGTATTAACGTCCAGTTGGCTTATTAACGTGCTAACTTCGCTTTCATTGGCGGGATGCAAGAAAAAAGAGTTGCTAACACCTTTAACATGTTTCAAATAATCAAAGTAGTTTTTTGGTAGCTTTTTTGCTAATTCGTTGCCAatgctagaaaaaaaaaatattaaacaccTCTGCAATGTCCTTATTTGAGTATAACAATTGTTCGTCGCTCCACAAGCTTTGAACCGATCAAAAATTTCGTTCAATTTTTTCCATATATTGGAGTTATTTGAGGTTTTGAGTATAATCTAATAATAATTACGTTAACTttgttttttgacatttttcacttttttttgcaatatgATACCATTTCTTTTAGGCAAATATCGTTTAGATTGCTTTTAAGTTTATTAagatatttgttttttatttgtacTAGTCGCCAAAGGCTATAGGTCATCCACGGGCAATGTTCATTTTTGATTCTTACTACTTTAGTGAAAGTCTTAGTACACTCAGTTAAAAGCTATCTATATGTTGTAACAAACGAGTTAAGAGTAGTATCAATATCATCAGTTACTTGAAAACCAttcaaaaataatgaaaactgaTTGTGTAACTTGGCAAGATCAACAAtagtaatttttaattcttGCTTTCTCCCTTCATTGCTCACCAAGAAAGATGAGAGAATAGGAATGTGATCACTAATGTCATTGAATGCAGTGTGATTTTGTACtacacacatgtggaagtgttggc
Encoded proteins:
- the LOC134226077 gene encoding probable cytochrome P450 6a14, which produces MELITLVLAGFVCLSGIVYYFLRREQQQWSRLGVPIAKNPHLLYGNIRGIFQKEHSCEVLQRLYREFKGRGLKLGGIMNFFQPAVLVVDPEISKSILVKDFHKFHDRGIFVDSAGDPLSANLFSLEGAEWKAMRSKMSPTFTSGKMKYMFGSVLKVADQLKEYIAENCTKKNIELKNILQRYTMDVIGNVAFGVECNSIKNPSSEFRLMGLKANEFDGIRFFKFFIGGTYKKFAKKIKLKVVEEDVHNFFMNLVHSTIQYREANSVQRNDFMDLLIKIKNNGKLSDEPNSGGEGITVSEIAAQCFIFFTAGFETSSTTMNFCLYELAKNPTIQDRLRREIEESIAKDGGELKYDTLFGMSYLDRVVSETLRKYSPVDNLFRMSNSPYTPEGCDFTIPAGTMFQIPIHSTHHDPEYFPNPQRFDPDRFLPEAVKSRHPFAYLPFGEGPRICIGMRFGQMQTKIGLVTLLRNFRFAPISETPDRLEFDAKTFVLTPNTGVYLKIEPFDRVPKV